The Carassius auratus strain Wakin chromosome 21, ASM336829v1, whole genome shotgun sequence sequence GACACGAAGGAAAAACTGGCACTGGTTATTATTGAGATTTTGGGGGTTTTGTTTCTCATATCGTGCCGTTTCAAACTAGTGGAAAGAAATCCAAAACACTCttttagtgtatatttatttgCACTTTATCAATTTGTGTCTGTAGATTTAAATTTCAGTACATGTTCCAGTATGTTTTCTGATTTCTAACATTTTATTCCTTAAActtgtataaaatgtttttttttctggctgttaACAGTATTTTCTGAGTTATgtatggagtgataaaaagagaaatccaaaatctgtcaaaaaatgaaatgaacctggaaatgtatgcaaattagtgcatttTTCATTAGATGATGTGTATTACATATTgctatttaaacataacatttcagaaaacttattttttgttgttgcaatttttaaatgtattcaatcaACTGTAATAGATTGGTGTCAGTGCTATTTTAGaatcatatatatacaattaaattgtattaatatattaaataaattgtaattattatattttaagtttcccttttaatttgtttaaatttgagcaattttgttgtgttttcatttctattgtttttatatatatatatatatatatatatatatatatatatatatatatatatatatatatatgcctatttttttatatatatatattttcatgcagttttatttttagttatgaaAATGCAACTAACAAggctttttatattttgttattacaatgcaatttttttatgtttttagttttagccaACTATAATAATTCTGTATGCTAGTATCATTTAGTTGTTTAAACCCTATTAACCTGAGGTGTTTTGCCTTAAGAAATCAGAGGAAGGAAAAAAAGAGCAATATATGCAAGAGGAAATGACTCTACAGTTATAAAACCGCAGACACACCCAAAGCCGCTTGGGTGAGGGTGTTTCTGCCCTGGTGTCGGGGTGCTATCCAGCTGCTCTCTCCAGCTCTGTAGCAGTACGTTTCTAAACTATGAACAATAAGGTTGGCACAGACCAAGCAGTTGGTAATACAGCTTGGCACGCAGACACCGGACGAGAGAGACTGCAGCAAGGGTTTGACGTGATCGTGTGTTATGTTCGTCCACACCTTAGTCTTCGCCTTGGGGCTACCGCTGCCGTCCTGCCCCTCTTCTGCCGATTCGTCAGGCCGCCCGGCAGCTAGCCAGCGGGTCTTGTCCCGCTGCTGCCGCTGAAAGCTGTGCTTTAACGGGGAGCGTGCACCCGAGTCACTGTCCTCAGCGTATGAGTAGCCCGTGGCTGACGGGGGAATCTCAACATCACTGTACTTTTTAGCTTTATCGCGCAGCGCCGGGCAACGGTACGGATAACCAGTCCTGTAGCCCTGCCAAAAGAGACGTCCAGTCATATGCAGGGTCAAAAAAGATGCAGTTAAGAAGAGTTTGGTCCATGCCTACCAGATTATCCAGCATCCTCATCAGAGCCTCAAACTCCTGCTCCCCGATCTGCCACTTCGGGTGCGAGCTCGACCCGTCTCCAGCCGGCTCGAGGTGGCGTGGGCGGGATTTATACTTGCTTGGGTCCAGCATAACCAGGTTGTCAGGACCCCCTGCACTGGCCAGGGTGCGCACCTGCAATTTCAGACCGGAGAGCATATGTTACACATTCAATCTAATCCATGCCTTCTGGTGCATAAATGATCGTTTTGACTTTTTTAGCAAGTCGATATGATTGTACAGACATTCCCCTTCTGCTTGTGATTAATGTGCCTTCTTTCCTGTCAAGTCTAGACTGATTTTCTTTAAGAATAACTTTGATCACCCTTGATTATTATAAAGAGATTTGTGGAAACTGGTTTAAGTGGTTGTGATAACCCAATGTTGTTTGGTTTTATGTAAAGaccaattgtattattatttagttatttatttttgtagtattcCTACAACGATAATGTCTGTTTGTAAATGTGTACAATATTGTAAAGCTCACCTTGCATTTGATTTGTGTTTGATCTCTTTTTAAACTGTCCATCCTTATTAATGtcgttgttttattttagtttgtttgtatgtttaattattttggcAGTAAGGGTCATATTGGGGGAAAAGTTATTACCTTAATTGTATAAAATGCTCTGTTAAagctttataataaataaatacaataataaacaaatattgttggtaatatctccagatgaactctttctggactgaagcagctcagcttcacttgattctccatcaatcatgttttagagtctcaaatctgaataTTTTAGGCCTTACAGGAGGTTTAAACCCATTCATTTCACATATAGAAAGCAAATGAAAAGTTTTATAGGTGTAGATGGTCACCTGAATCTCACAGGCTGTGACCAGGTTGTGAATGTAATAAAACGCCTCTTCGACTGTTTCTCCAACAGACACCAGACCGTGATTCCTCAAAAtcaacacctgcacacacacaaacaattattcatttaattatttaaaaccaTATCAGGAACAAAAGTTACATTTACGGCAAACTCAgagttatacaatttaaaataatcataacaatgaattacattcaaaaatatttggaaaaaggtattttttttatatatatatatatatatgatatgaaatGCATAAATTTTCAAGAAGCATTTAAAAGATGTTCAACTATTATTTATACACAAGTCTTGTGCAACCAATTCAAgattgtgtatatacagtatttctaCTTTCACTATGGTTAGACTTTTATTTATAACTAGACTTCACTCATCACTTTCTAGAAATGCATAAGGTGTGTGTGATTATTACATcagatgacattttttttcttcttcagtgcaCAGATTTACACAACACAagctataatgtgtgtgtgtatggtacCTTGCTCTTGGGACCCAGGTTCTTCTGTATGAGGACGCTCTCCTCCTCGTCCACAAGGATACCGTGGTAATCGTGGTACGCCACCTCGCCCAGCGACAGAGCCTCGGGTGAAATGGGCAGCAGACCACACTTCATGGCAGACACCTGCAGACAAATCATTCAAATgcttaacatttataaaacagaCTTAATTCAGatatacatacatttatcatGAAAtcttataatgaaataaatgcattttgcaccATTTATTTCTGCTCCCATTTCATAGTGAtcgtttttatttcattttgtaatatagttcttattttaattttgtccATTGTTATATTCTGAGGTGCATTGGGTCTCATTTCATTTTAACAAACttttactaataaatatatatgtctaaaaatacaatgaaatagcAGCACAaatagtgcaaaataaataatgaaattaatattatactatacttatttaatttcattgtatttcacataatatttaataatttaattgtgtcCACTATTACATTTTCAGTTGCATGTCATGTTTCATTTTACTGAACATAAATTAAGACTATTAACTATATATTATGCTcttatttcattgcatttttattcatggATTTATTAAAGTGTATTAAACTGAAAAGACACAGAAACAATACAACAGTAGACAaacataaattatgaaatattacataaaatgttgCAATCTGTATATGACAATGGATgaaatgtgaacacaaataaacattttgcacaatatctatttttaatcagttaatatcttgcattatttattcatgctctcatttcattctatttctttcttGCAACATtccatataataatttataataaaatttgctCCACTTTTAAATATTGAGGTGCACTTCATGTCTAATTTTaataaacttaaatgaaaaaatgttgcACTATTTATGCACTGATTTCACTGCGGTTTTATTCATGAATTGTTTAATATAACTAAACTGAAATGAGACACACATCTGTGAACATTAATTTTAATTGctcacaaataaattaaatttgcaccATATTAGTTTTAATTAGATGTTAATGAATTGTAAAGGTTTGAAGTGAGATGAGTGTCCAGCTCGTACCGCGGCACCGGCGGGAGTGTGAATGTGCACTATGCACTTGACGTCCGGTCGGGCAGCGTAGATGGCAGAGTGAAGGGTGAATCCAGCCTGATTTACACCCAGATTAGTGCTGCCTCTGTCTACGATCTCCCCCTGCAGGTTAATCTTGACCTGAAGACACAGACAGCTGCTAAATACTAATATTTACCTCCAAGAAGTAGTACACTATATTATATTACACCAAATCATAATATCAGATGGCTGGGAAAAACAAAGGCAGGGTTACCAAACTGGAGGCAGTGACTTCACTGTACAGAAGCCCGAAAGGGACAATCAGAAAACGCTCCTGTTCAGAGTTCAGCCGGAtctgaggagagagaggaagacaggTTTGACTGAAAATCCCACATTTAACATGTCCTGCTGAATTGTGGCTAACTCACCGTCAGGTGGTTGTAGATGAGCTGAGACCAGCCAAAGAGGTCGGCCAGGCGGTAAAACGCAGCAAGTTTACAGCGTAAGAGCTTCTCTCCTTTCTCATAAGCGATGGAGTCTGAACCTCTCAGATCATTCACTGGAGTCACCATCCCcaaacctgaacacacacacacacgtacattaGGGATGTTTTGCCATttctacataatttttttataccggtatatatatatatatttatacacacacacactttacaacAGGTTTATTATCATCCATTAAAACCCTAAATATTTTAGACACCTAAACGTTAAAGGAAATAAAATTGAAAAGGTTAAGTACTGAAatatctggaaataaataaattacaaaaattttaagactaaaataaaagattaattaaaaatattacatctatccattaattaaagattaaaaagtatattaaaaaaattaaactttttattttagttgccaattcaacatttcttatttttatttagtttacctcttaagtactaaaataaacaaaactaagtaagtaaataaaaaccatatacttaacatgtatattttttctgctgtatatttaaaaaacatttttggggaTAGAACACCCCCACCACCaacaacaaaactaataaaaatgattacaactaaataaaatgcaaatggaaaatattaaaaatctacaaaaaattactaaaacatttgaCTAAAACTacaatataacacacacacacacacacacacacacacatatatatatatatatatatatataaatataaaaaataaaaaaaacattaaaaaatctttatCTTAGTATAATGTTTAGTATATTAGTGATCCTAAAGTAAGTCTGCTCGAGAGACAGACACAGTAATGGAGGACAGTCCCACACTCACTCATGTTGAGGGCGGCCATTCCTCCCTGTGGGGCGGCGGGGTACACGGTGGGGACGCTGGTGGTCATGAAGTCCGCGATCTGCTGCAGTGCTAGTAAACTGGTGGGGGTTTTCCCCTTCTTcatctgatcctggatcagtgacTCCAGCTCATCGCAGAACGCCTGAAACACAGATCACACAATAACAACCAGAACTGCACAGTTTCTAGGGCGTTGTTAACAAATCAATAGAGACGCATTCTAGATGTGAGTAAACATGACTCATAATTGGAGGAAACATTTGTGTCTGTAGCATACACTTAGTAAAGTGTAATAAGACTGCTTGGTATTACTTATATCCTTATTACTGCGTTAGCATGACTAATTACTTTAGATAGGACTATTAAGACCACTAGCTGGACAAATACAGCTCTCTATTGTGTAAGGGCTCTTAAGTCAATACTAAAGTGCAACTAATGTTACAGCAACCTGCTGAACACACAACAAACCCCTCactgcagaaagagagagagataatgacACAGGCTGGCACCGTCAAGCGCCGGTAATAATTTAGTGTATGTTAACACGAACATGAATCTGGAGTCTGAACGCAACCCACATACAAGTAAATTTCTCATCATGTGGCTTATACAGTATTTAAAACTCCACTTTAAATACTGTATTAATTCTTGAGTCTCAAACTGTGGTATCAGGAATCTAAAAactctcaaaaaaattatatatgtatatatctagaaataaaatactgaaaattattaaaattaatatatatatataaaatcatcctGCATGATAaacctgaataaataataaatataaatattaaaatatgtactttttaCTACTcaaaatttactatttttatatgaatattttatttgagcaataaaaaactaaatattcttgtttaatttatttcaatattttttatcagGAGATTTTCTAAAATGTACTTTAACCTGCACAAAAGGATTTTCTCAATTCTGAAAATTATTAGAGGGAACTCTGAAGATGGTAGTTGGCCTGAAAAGTATGATAATAGCTGGTTTCTCTCATTCCTGCAAGCATGGAGTccatgaagtggtaaatatcagcTGCCTTTCTGTGTCTCCCTCGATTCCTGCCCAGATAAAGACGTCTTTATTCTGTCTGTGACTGTCCGCTTGTATAAACAGGATCCCTTCTGTacttacacacacatgcagacagacATATGATCACTAAGCGTATTGAGACGACAGTCACGAGGGGGATTACTGACCGAATGAATGCTCATCAACACAATCAGATTTACAATCCAGAGACGGTTTCAGTCAGAAGACGTGCATTAttattacaagaaataaagtctTTTAATGACTGTTCATAAACTAAATAAATGGATTTTAGACAATTTgacataaaaaattactttttgctTTCTTAATATtgcttttattattgtaaataatcgGTGCATGTTATTTTCttgtatttataacattttatcaaACAATAATAACTGTCTATCTttcatttttgctcaaataaatgcagaatgcTGTGGATAGGAGACGTCATTCAAAACTCTAGAGTTAGTGTGAAATCAGAAGATTTATCtggatgtgtgtgttgtgctctCACTGGACTCTGCAGGATCATGGAGACTCTCTTGCGCTGCTCCATCATGTTGAAGTCCTGCCTCAGATCCGGCGCCATGTTCCTCTCTCTCTGGTACTCCGGGCTGCTCTCGTCCACGCGGTCGAAATAACGCTCCTTATGAGGGGGATTGGTGGGCGGGGGGGCCGTCACCACCCCTGCACCTGAGTCTCCGTTCATCACACACCTACaacacaggtcaaaggtcaggggGAATTCGCCTACTTCAATAGCAAACTGAAATACATTAGAGATGCACGATATTATCAGCCaccatatcggtatcggccgataaatgtGAATTTTTCTGTTATGATTATTGCACCGATAATAGGATATGGTCAATATATTAGACATTAGATTTATCAGCCAACATATTGGCTTTCAGCTTTCATATACCAAGAATTATCGGTTATCGGCCAAAATTATCGgttatcggtgcatccctaaaatacaacagaatatgctttagtttgacTTTgagcaaaatgtttattttttccaattagaTTTTGGATTGAAATATGATCCAGACATAAGACTCACCCactaaaagccattttaaaactgtttaaaaggGCATGAGAGACAGAATGCTGCACAGCAGGAGTGTGTCAGTGGTTATAGCGAACCGTTTATTGTTGAGTGCTCTGGACATAATGCGCTTTTCTCTGTCCATTAAGCAGAGTCAAGACAAACATGACGTTCAGGAGAGAACAGATGTATATATTGCAACTGCACCATCATTACCAGCCACACAGATGCAGCGATTAGAGTAATGGGATTAGTTGAGCTCGATGTAATGCATCTGTGATGCTgttaaatatcacaaaaaaataaatagtaggtAACTAcgactcgcaattctgactttctctgaatttagtttagttttagtaatcttgcaattttgtttttcttttttgtttccaccatgtaataaaaagaaaaaggtaaCTGACTTTTCACAAttctaaatacttttaaatactttttttccttGCAACAGTTAGCTCATATTTTACCATTCTGACTTTTTTGTTGAGATCTTTGTTGCAATTTTCTGAAATCTTGcctttttttagttaataataatctaatcttaattttgagataaaaacttaaataaacacCAGATTTGATTTTGAACTGTTAATTTGTATAACAGCACAGTTTGGCCATAGATTTGGTAAATTTAGATcaaaatgactataaaataatacttttattaataaataaattagtaaccattttaaaataatctgaattcatattatttattcaaataatattttttctaaatattaaacaGTGAAAATTAGCAATTGGAATATTccactataaaataataataaagagtattttacacaaattataataatgctAACATTTTATGACCTTAAGCACTTAAAATGGTAAATGACAAAACTGCAGCTCATGATTAGAATAAACTAAATATtaccattattttaaaatgcataatataataaaaatgcacctcatagaattgtatttttcataaatattatttattgacatttttattttgcctGTGAGCACACACAGAGACTCTCAAGGTGAGCTTATAAATTTTCAAGCACTTGTAGACCATTGGGAAAAGGTTTAtgcagttatttattatataaaaataataatcgaTGAGACACAATGATATTACATATTTAgctgtaaaacataaaaataataataattgttttaaagagCTCAGGCATTCAAAAAAGCGAACGTGCCTTTAGTGTTTGTATTTATGCTCTAGAGTATTTGCAGAATGAATGACACTGTCGGGCAAAGAGAGAGCTGGAAGGGAGTCAGTCTGTCTGACTCAGCATTATCGATCGTCTAATGTCATTTGTGCATCCAAGTGGTTTGTTGCTGATTGTAAGCAGATGTTTCAAAGCCATATGAACACGGACCCACTGCTACAGAACATTTACATCTATCTCAAAGCAAAGCAGAACCTACAAAACAATCAACCCAGAGCAACCCAGAGTATTAGAGCATGAAGTTGACACACACAGACTGCTCACTTCAGCCCCGAACAGACCCAGAGCAGGAAATAACTGCAGCATTGAGTAATGAAACCCTGGAGCTCCGGACAGCTGCTCTGCTctcaatccacacacacacacacacacacacacacaccacgagCTCTCAACACCAGAACGAGGAGATTCATTCTTCCTCTAAAAACAAATCACTTCAGCTCAGAGCCTCTAAATGAGTGAGACTAATAATCAGAACAGAATCAATATCAGCAGTTGATTAGAAACTACTGAAAACATGCTTTCTGACAAAGACAACTGAATGCACTGATTATAGACTTTAATAAGAGTTAAACACATTGGGCTTCTATCCTTTATTACAAATAGAGCTAGTTTAAAATCAGGAAGAAAGGGTGTGGCTAGGCCTGATAGATTTGGGGGGAAAATAACTTTCTGATAAGTCAAAATGTTCTTGTTTCTTTCATTAAAACTGCAGGTTTTAGCACAATCtggaaacaacaaaaaatactgaaaatgcaGCACTAAGACTGCTCAACTTGGGAAAGGGGgcaaaattaaaaactgaaaaactatGACTTAtgattttaactaaaaaaaaaaagaaaaaaagaaagaaaaacaagaaaccaGGTTtgaaggggtaaaaaaaaaagaagaaaaaaagaaaagaaaaattgtttggccaaaaaaaaaaaaaaaaagtgattttggcTATTATGGCAATATaactttaacaacaacaacaacaacattattatttatattattttcattaaatgcacaattttttaagataaatattacaaaagaaaacatttattttttatatgtatgatcactattattatttataataataataataataactattattttttatgtattattattaaacaaatagtAAGTCTAGAAATG is a genomic window containing:
- the add1 gene encoding alpha-adducin isoform X4, encoding MNGDSGAGVVTAPPPTNPPHKERYFDRVDESSPEYQRERNMAPDLRQDFNMMEQRKRVSMILQSPAFCDELESLIQDQMKKGKTPTSLLALQQIADFMTTSVPTVYPAAPQGGMAALNMSLGMVTPVNDLRGSDSIAYEKGEKLLRCKLAAFYRLADLFGWSQLIYNHLTIRLNSEQERFLIVPFGLLYSEVTASSLVKINLQGEIVDRGSTNLGVNQAGFTLHSAIYAARPDVKCIVHIHTPAGAAVSAMKCGLLPISPEALSLGEVAYHDYHGILVDEEESVLIQKNLGPKSKVLILRNHGLVSVGETVEEAFYYIHNLVTACEIQVRTLASAGGPDNLVMLDPSKYKSRPRHLEPAGDGSSSHPKWQIGEQEFEALMRMLDNLGYRTGYPYRCPALRDKAKKYSDVEIPPSATGYSYAEDSDSGARSPLKHSFQRQQRDKTRWLAAGRPDESAEEGQDGSGSPKAKTKVWTNITHDHVKPLLQSLSSGVCVPSCITNCLWTKEDSLRQAAVANQFVPMNTNPKEVQEMRNKIREQNLQDKKTAGPQSQVLTGAMVDRSYVQGELVTASKAIIEKEYQPRVIVSKTGPNPFNKLTDQELDEYRREVELKQKGPEAQVEESSSAPEEAQTPDVTSTQEHEDPQAAVAPPPSTIESGLASGQDSPDDARESPHKEFHSAVLKALGCDAESDRGGPSAGQTLEIEEGKVPSTTCTPPSSPVRVEEEAQQEQTFKDESDAATLRQTLPDLTPDEPSEVAALPAEDPALPAEDPAPGQTDPAPQPEGEEPVAGDDAAGDHCSDESPNKSPSKKKKKFRTPSFLKKNKKKSETQ
- the add1 gene encoding alpha-adducin isoform X1, with protein sequence MNGDSGAGVVTAPPPTNPPHKERYFDRVDESSPEYQRERNMAPDLRQDFNMMEQRKRVSMILQSPAFCDELESLIQDQMKKGKTPTSLLALQQIADFMTTSVPTVYPAAPQGGMAALNMSLGMVTPVNDLRGSDSIAYEKGEKLLRCKLAAFYRLADLFGWSQLIYNHLTIRLNSEQERFLIVPFGLLYSEVTASSLVKINLQGEIVDRGSTNLGVNQAGFTLHSAIYAARPDVKCIVHIHTPAGAAVSAMKCGLLPISPEALSLGEVAYHDYHGILVDEEESVLIQKNLGPKSKVLILRNHGLVSVGETVEEAFYYIHNLVTACEIQVRTLASAGGPDNLVMLDPSKYKSRPRHLEPAGDGSSSHPKWQIGEQEFEALMRMLDNLGYRTGYPYRCPALRDKAKKYSDVEIPPSATGYSYAEDSDSGARSPLKHSFQRQQRDKTRWLAAGRPDESAEEGQDGSGSPKAKTKVWTNITHDHVKPLLQSLSSGVCVPSCITNCLWTKEDSLRQAAVANQFVPMNTNPKEVQEMRNKIREQNLQDKKTAGPQSQVLTGAMVDRSYVQRVTIWHDAPLSDCTDSIDGIDSSESFSPSRSIRKGELVTASKAIIEKEYQPRVIVSKTGPNPFNKLTDQELDEYRREVELKQKGPEAQVEESSSAPEEAQTPDVTSTQEHEDPQAAVAPPPSTIESGLASGQDSPDDARESPHKEFHSAVLKALGCDAESDRGGPSAGQTLEIEEGKVPSTTCTPPSSPVRVEEEAQQEQTFKDESDAATLRQTLPDLTPDEPSEVAALPAEDPALPAEDPAPGQTDPAPQPEGEEPVAGDDAAGDHCSDESPNKSPSKKKKKFRTPSFLKKNKKKSETQ
- the add1 gene encoding alpha-adducin isoform X2, with translation MNGDSGAGVVTAPPPTNPPHKERYFDRVDESSPEYQRERNMAPDLRQDFNMMEQRKRVSMILQSPAFCDELESLIQDQMKKGKTPTSLLALQQIADFMTTSVPTVYPAAPQGGMAALNMSLGMVTPVNDLRGSDSIAYEKGEKLLRCKLAAFYRLADLFGWSQLIYNHLTIRLNSEQERFLIVPFGLLYSEVTASSLVKINLQGEIVDRGSTNLGVNQAGFTLHSAIYAARPDVKCIVHIHTPAGAAVSAMKCGLLPISPEALSLGEVAYHDYHGILVDEEESVLIQKNLGPKSKVLILRNHGLVSVGETVEEAFYYIHNLVTACEIQVRTLASAGGPDNLVMLDPSKYKSRPRHLEPAGDGSSSHPKWQIGEQEFEALMRMLDNLGYRTGYPYRCPALRDKAKKYSDVEIPPSATGYSYAEDSDSGARSPLKHSFQRQQRDKTRWLAAGRPDESAEEGQDGSGSPKAKTKVWTNITHDHVKPLLQSLSSGVCVPSCITNCLWTKEDSLRQAAVANQFVPMNTNPKEVQEMRNKIREQNLQDKKTAGPQSQVLTGAMVDRSYVQRVTIWHGELVTASKAIIEKEYQPRVIVSKTGPNPFNKLTDQELDEYRREVELKQKGPEAQVEESSSAPEEAQTPDVTSTQEHEDPQAAVAPPPSTIESGLASGQDSPDDARESPHKEFHSAVLKALGCDAESDRGGPSAGQTLEIEEGKVPSTTCTPPSSPVRVEEEAQQEQTFKDESDAATLRQTLPDLTPDEPSEVAALPAEDPALPAEDPAPGQTDPAPQPEGEEPVAGDDAAGDHCSDESPNKSPSKKKKKFRTPSFLKKNKKKSETQ
- the add1 gene encoding alpha-adducin isoform X8, translating into MNGDSGAGVVTAPPPTNPPHKERYFDRVDESSPEYQRERNMAPDLRQDFNMMEQRKRVSMILQSPAFCDELESLIQDQMKKGKTPTSLLALQQIADFMTTSVPTVYPAAPQGGMAALNMSLGMVTPVNDLRGSDSIAYEKGEKLLRCKLAAFYRLADLFGWSQLIYNHLTIRLNSEQERFLIVPFGLLYSEVTASSLVKINLQGEIVDRGSTNLGVNQAGFTLHSAIYAARPDVKCIVHIHTPAGAAVSAMKCGLLPISPEALSLGEVAYHDYHGILVDEEESVLIQKNLGPKSKVLILRNHGLVSVGETVEEAFYYIHNLVTACEIQVRTLASAGGPDNLVMLDPSKYKSRPRHLEPAGDGSSSHPKWQIGEQEFEALMRMLDNLGYRTGYPYRCPALRDKAKKYSDVEIPPSATGYSYAEDSDSGARSPLKHSFQRQQRDKTRWLAAGRPDESAEEGQDGSGSPKAKTKVWTNITHDHVKPLLQSLSSGVCVPSCITNCLWTKEDSLRQAAVANQFVPMNTNPKEVQEMRNKIREQNLQDKKTAGPQSQVLTGAMVDRSYVQGELVTASKAIIEKEYQPRVIVSKTGPNPFNKLTDQELDEYRREVELKQKGPEGQTLEIEEGKVPSTTCTPPSSPVRVEEEAQQEQTFKDESDAATLRQTLPDLTPDEPSEVAALPAEDPALPAEDPAPGQTDPAPQPEGEEPVAGDDAAGDHCSDESPNKSPSKKKKKFRTPSFLKKNKKKSETQ
- the add1 gene encoding alpha-adducin isoform X6, yielding MNGDSGAGVVTAPPPTNPPHKERYFDRVDESSPEYQRERNMAPDLRQDFNMMEQRKRVSMILQSPAFCDELESLIQDQMKKGKTPTSLLALQQIADFMTTSVPTVYPAAPQGGMAALNMSLGMVTPVNDLRGSDSIAYEKGEKLLRCKLAAFYRLADLFGWSQLIYNHLTIRLNSEQERFLIVPFGLLYSEVTASSLVKINLQGEIVDRGSTNLGVNQAGFTLHSAIYAARPDVKCIVHIHTPAGAAVSAMKCGLLPISPEALSLGEVAYHDYHGILVDEEESVLIQKNLGPKSKVLILRNHGLVSVGETVEEAFYYIHNLVTACEIQVRTLASAGGPDNLVMLDPSKYKSRPRHLEPAGDGSSSHPKWQIGEQEFEALMRMLDNLGYRTGYPYRCPALRDKAKKYSDVEIPPSATGYSYAEDSDSGARSPLKHSFQRQQRDKTRWLAAGRPDESAEEGQDGSGSPKAKTKVWTNITHDHVKPLLQSLSSGVCVPSCITNCLWTKEDSLRQAAVANQFVPMNTNPKEVQEMRNKIREQNLQDKKTAGPQSQVLTGAMVDRSYVQRVTIWHDAPLSDCTDSIDGIDSSESFSPSRSIRKGELVTASKAIIEKEYQPRVIVSKTGPNPFNKLTDQELDEYRREVELKQKGPEGQTLEIEEGKVPSTTCTPPSSPVRVEEEAQQEQTFKDESDAATLRQTLPDLTPDEPSEVAALPAEDPALPAEDPAPGQTDPAPQPEGEEPVAGDDAAGDHCSDESPNKSPSKKKKKFRTPSFLKKNKKKSETQ
- the add1 gene encoding alpha-adducin isoform X10, with the protein product MNGDSGAGVVTAPPPTNPPHKERYFDRVDESSPEYQRERNMAPDLRQDFNMMEQRKRVSMILQSPAFCDELESLIQDQMKKGKTPTSLLALQQIADFMTTSVPTVYPAAPQGGMAALNMSLGMVTPVNDLRGSDSIAYEKGEKLLRCKLAAFYRLADLFGWSQLIYNHLTIRLNSEQERFLIVPFGLLYSEVTASSLVKINLQGEIVDRGSTNLGVNQAGFTLHSAIYAARPDVKCIVHIHTPAGAAVSAMKCGLLPISPEALSLGEVAYHDYHGILVDEEESVLIQKNLGPKSKVLILRNHGLVSVGETVEEAFYYIHNLVTACEIQVRTLASAGGPDNLVMLDPSKYKSRPRHLEPAGDGSSSHPKWQIGEQEFEALMRMLDNLGYRTGYPYRCPALRDKAKKYSDVEIPPSATGYSYAEDSDSGARSPLKHSFQRQQRDKTRWLAAGRPDESAEEGQDGSGSPKAKTKVWTNITHDHVKPLLQSLSSGVCVPSCITNCLWTKEDSLRQAAVANQFVPMNTNPKEVQEMRNKIREQNLQDKKTAGPQSQVLTGAMVDRSYVQGELVTASKAIIEKEYQPRVIVSKTGPNPFNKLTDQELDEYRREVELKQKGPEAQVEESSSAPEEAQTPDVTSTQEHEDPQAAVAPPPSTIESGLASGQDSPDDARESPHKEFHSAVLKALGCDAESDRGGPSAGQTLEIEEGKVPSTTCTPPSSPVRVEEGDGNAKEYLLP
- the add1 gene encoding alpha-adducin isoform X9, which encodes MNGDSGAGVVTAPPPTNPPHKERYFDRVDESSPEYQRERNMAPDLRQDFNMMEQRKRVSMILQSPAFCDELESLIQDQMKKGKTPTSLLALQQIADFMTTSVPTVYPAAPQGGMAALNMSLGMVTPVNDLRGSDSIAYEKGEKLLRCKLAAFYRLADLFGWSQLIYNHLTIRLNSEQERFLIVPFGLLYSEVTASSLVKINLQGEIVDRGSTNLGVNQAGFTLHSAIYAARPDVKCIVHIHTPAGAAVSAMKCGLLPISPEALSLGEVAYHDYHGILVDEEESVLIQKNLGPKSKVLILRNHGLVSVGETVEEAFYYIHNLVTACEIQVRTLASAGGPDNLVMLDPSKYKSRPRHLEPAGDGSSSHPKWQIGEQEFEALMRMLDNLGYRTGYPYRCPALRDKAKKYSDVEIPPSATGYSYAEDSDSGARSPLKHSFQRQQRDKTRWLAAGRPDESAEEGQDGSGSPKAKTKVWTNITHDHVKPLLQSLSSGVCVPSCITNCLWTKEDSLRQAAVANQFVPMNTNPKEVQEMRNKIREQNLQDKKTAGPQSQVLTGAMVDRSYVQRVTIWHDAPLSDCTDSIDGIDSSESFSPSRSIRKGELVTASKAIIEKEYQPRVIVSKTGPNPFNKLTDQELDEYRREVELKQKGPEGQTLEIEEGKVPSTTCTPPSSPVRVEEGDGNAKEYLLP